From the Pseudoroseomonas cervicalis genome, one window contains:
- a CDS encoding CaiB/BaiF CoA-transferase family protein, with amino-acid sequence MNDSAFAPRPARAASSALAGTVVLDLTRVRSGPTCVRQLADWGADVIKIEMPEGLDAGDPMGGPRMGPDFQNLHRNKRGMTLNLKDPEGRALFLRLVEKADVVVENFRPDVKGRLGIDYEALAKVNPRIILASISGFGQDGPYANRPGFDQIAQGMGGLMSITGLPGQGPVRVGIPIADLCAGIFASQGIMVALLEREKSGRGQWVSTSLLEAQLFMLDFQAARWLMAGEVPKQAGNNHPTSIPTGVFPTSDGHINIAASGQRIWERTAEALGRTDWITHPDYADGESRSRNRDAR; translated from the coding sequence CCTTCGCCCCGCGGCCCGCCCGCGCGGCTTCCTCCGCCCTTGCCGGCACGGTGGTGCTGGACCTCACCCGGGTGCGCTCCGGCCCCACCTGCGTGCGGCAGCTGGCCGATTGGGGCGCCGATGTCATCAAGATCGAGATGCCCGAGGGGCTGGATGCCGGCGACCCGATGGGCGGCCCGCGCATGGGGCCGGATTTCCAGAATCTGCACCGCAACAAGCGGGGCATGACGCTGAACCTGAAGGACCCCGAGGGCCGCGCCCTGTTCCTGCGCCTGGTCGAGAAGGCCGATGTGGTGGTGGAGAATTTCCGCCCCGACGTGAAGGGCCGGCTCGGCATCGATTACGAGGCGCTGGCCAAGGTCAATCCGCGCATCATCCTGGCCTCGATCTCCGGCTTCGGCCAGGACGGGCCCTATGCGAACCGCCCCGGCTTCGACCAGATCGCCCAGGGCATGGGCGGGCTGATGTCGATCACCGGCCTGCCCGGCCAGGGTCCGGTGCGGGTCGGCATCCCGATCGCCGATCTCTGCGCCGGCATCTTCGCCTCCCAGGGCATCATGGTGGCGCTGCTGGAGCGGGAGAAGAGCGGGCGGGGCCAATGGGTCTCCACAAGCCTGCTGGAGGCGCAGCTCTTCATGCTGGATTTCCAGGCGGCCCGCTGGCTGATGGCCGGCGAGGTGCCGAAGCAGGCCGGCAACAACCACCCGACCAGCATTCCGACCGGCGTCTTCCCGACCAGCGATGGGCATATCAACATCGCCGCCTCCGGCCAGAGGATCTGGGAGCGCACCGCCGAGGCGCTGGGCCGCACCGACTGGATCACCCATCCGGACTATGCCGACGGCGAATCGCGCAGCCGCAACCGCGACGCGCGCTGA
- a CDS encoding gamma carbonic anhydrase family protein has protein sequence MPIYELDGMTPRLPAPERFWVAPDAHVIGDVTLGDEVGIWFGAVLRGDRSAITVGARTNVQEGAMLHADPGFPLSIGAGVTIGHHAIVHGCSIGDGSLIGMGATVLNGAKIGRNCLVGANALVTEGKEFPDGSLIVGSPARAIRSLDEAAIEGLRRSADGYVENWRRFAGTLRRLD, from the coding sequence ATGCCCATCTATGAGCTGGACGGCATGACGCCCCGCCTGCCCGCGCCGGAGCGTTTCTGGGTGGCGCCCGACGCCCATGTCATCGGCGACGTCACCCTGGGCGACGAGGTCGGCATCTGGTTCGGAGCCGTTCTGCGTGGCGACCGCAGCGCCATCACCGTCGGCGCCCGCACCAATGTGCAGGAAGGCGCCATGCTGCATGCCGATCCGGGCTTCCCGCTGAGCATCGGTGCGGGCGTCACCATCGGCCATCATGCCATCGTGCATGGCTGCAGCATCGGCGATGGCAGCCTGATCGGCATGGGCGCGACCGTGCTGAACGGCGCAAAAATTGGCCGCAACTGCCTGGTCGGCGCCAATGCGCTGGTGACCGAGGGCAAGGAATTCCCTGATGGCAGCCTGATCGTCGGCAGCCCGGCCCGCGCCATCCGCAGCCTGGACGAGGCGGCCATCGAGGGGCTGCGGCGCTCGGCGGATGGCTATGTGGAGAATTGGCGGCGCTTCGCCGGCAC
- a CDS encoding enoyl-CoA hydratase, which translates to MEIATTTPKMLARKADGIGWMTFNNPERHNAVSLEMWQAAESILADFAEDPEVRVIILRGAGGKAFVSGADISKFESERASAEAVAAYQAQTERVYGGLYRLAKPTIAMIEGHCIGGGVALATCCDIRLCGETSTFGIPAARLGLGYGLKGVSRLVTLVGPSYTKEIFFTARRYSAAEAERMGLVNRVLPLAELEGFATEMAREIAGNAPLTVTSIKRIVGEALKDEALQDASLCDQLVEQCFASSDYVEGRRAFLEKRRPAFQGR; encoded by the coding sequence ATGGAGATCGCCACCACCACGCCGAAGATGCTGGCCCGCAAGGCGGACGGCATCGGCTGGATGACCTTCAACAATCCGGAGCGGCACAACGCCGTCAGCCTGGAGATGTGGCAGGCCGCCGAATCGATCCTGGCCGATTTCGCCGAGGATCCGGAGGTGCGCGTCATCATCCTGCGCGGCGCCGGCGGCAAGGCCTTCGTCTCCGGCGCCGACATTTCCAAATTCGAGAGCGAGCGCGCCTCGGCCGAGGCGGTCGCCGCCTATCAGGCGCAGACCGAGCGGGTCTATGGCGGGCTCTACCGCCTGGCCAAGCCGACGATCGCCATGATCGAGGGGCATTGCATCGGCGGCGGCGTGGCGCTGGCCACCTGCTGCGACATCCGCCTCTGCGGCGAGACCTCGACCTTCGGCATCCCGGCGGCGCGGCTCGGCCTCGGCTATGGGCTGAAGGGCGTGTCGCGGCTGGTGACGCTGGTCGGCCCCTCCTACACCAAGGAGATCTTCTTCACCGCCCGCCGCTACAGCGCGGCCGAGGCGGAGCGGATGGGCCTGGTCAACCGCGTCCTGCCGCTGGCCGAGCTGGAGGGCTTCGCCACCGAGATGGCGCGCGAAATCGCCGGCAATGCCCCGCTCACCGTCACCTCCATCAAGCGCATCGTGGGCGAGGCGCTGAAGGATGAGGCGCTGCAGGATGCCTCTCTCTGTGACCAGCTGGTCGAGCAGTGCTTCGCCAGCAGCGACTATGTCGAGGGTCGCCGCGCCTTCCTCGAGAAGCGCCGCCCCGCCTTCCAGGGCCGCTGA
- a CDS encoding CoA transferase, with the protein MTATRSSAEWVDALNRAGVPCGPIYNIDQAFQDAQTEHLGIVRELPRGGEPVRYVGQPFRLSRTPSEVVSHPPAIGEHTEEVLQRLGLDQASIDALRATQIV; encoded by the coding sequence GTGACGGCCACCCGCAGCAGCGCCGAATGGGTGGATGCGCTGAACCGCGCCGGCGTGCCCTGCGGCCCGATCTACAATATCGACCAGGCCTTCCAGGACGCTCAGACCGAGCATCTGGGCATCGTGCGCGAGCTGCCGCGCGGCGGTGAGCCCGTGCGCTATGTCGGCCAGCCCTTCCGCCTGTCCCGCACCCCGAGCGAGGTGGTCTCCCACCCGCCCGCCATCGGCGAGCACACGGAGGAGGTGCTGCAGCGCCTCGGCCTCGACCAGGCCAGCATCGACGCGCTGCGCGCGACGCAGATCGTCTGA